Proteins from one Sphingopyxis terrae subsp. terrae NBRC 15098 genomic window:
- the gspK gene encoding type II secretion system minor pseudopilin GspK gives MTGPTRDDRGAALLSVLLLVAVMAVIAATALDRLTLATRIAGSAATVDQGRAYAFAAEQIALRRVANLVARDPSRLSNDGDWLDRDFILPLPGGQGSARLSDADNCFNLNSLAAETAPRKLSQRSGATAQFTELMVLLGIDRGQAMAISGAAADWIDSDGNDGPLGAEDGVYRALPGAYLPANRKMADVSELRAVRGVTPKIYARLKPWICALPRAEPVKLNVNSLRPEQAPLIAMLMPGQISIADARAALAARPAGGYGSSVRFWEARSLARLDPPTDVGEQAAVTSRWLTLTTQVTIGDGFLTAHSLIDVNGGAPGAGQAPPVIVRRDWGEAD, from the coding sequence GGGGCGGCGCTGCTCAGCGTGTTGCTGCTCGTCGCGGTCATGGCGGTGATCGCAGCGACCGCGCTCGACCGGTTGACGCTTGCGACGCGGATCGCGGGCAGCGCCGCGACGGTCGATCAGGGACGCGCCTATGCCTTTGCCGCCGAACAGATTGCGCTGCGGCGCGTCGCCAATCTGGTGGCGCGCGATCCGTCGCGACTGTCGAATGATGGCGATTGGCTCGACCGCGATTTTATCCTGCCGCTGCCGGGCGGGCAGGGGAGCGCGCGACTGAGCGATGCCGACAATTGCTTCAATCTCAACAGCCTGGCCGCCGAAACCGCGCCGAGAAAGCTCAGCCAGCGGTCGGGCGCTACCGCGCAATTTACCGAGCTGATGGTGCTGCTCGGTATCGACCGCGGGCAGGCGATGGCGATTTCCGGCGCGGCGGCCGACTGGATCGACAGCGACGGCAACGACGGGCCGCTCGGCGCCGAAGACGGCGTCTATCGCGCGCTCCCCGGCGCCTACCTGCCCGCAAACCGCAAGATGGCCGATGTCAGCGAATTGCGCGCGGTGCGCGGCGTGACGCCCAAAATCTATGCGCGGCTGAAGCCGTGGATATGCGCGTTGCCGCGCGCCGAACCGGTGAAGCTGAACGTCAACTCGCTGCGCCCCGAACAGGCGCCGCTGATCGCGATGCTGATGCCGGGGCAGATCAGCATCGCCGATGCACGGGCGGCGCTGGCGGCCCGGCCCGCTGGCGGCTATGGCAGCAGCGTGCGATTCTGGGAGGCGCGCTCGCTCGCCCGGCTCGATCCGCCCACCGACGTGGGCGAACAGGCCGCGGTGACCAGCCGGTGGCTCACGCTGACGACGCAAGTGACGATTGGGGACGGGTTTTTGACGGCACATTCGCTTATCGACGTCAATGGCGGCGCGCCGGGCGCCGGTCAGGCGCCGCCGGTCATCGTCCGCCGGGACTGGGGCGAGGCCGACTGA
- the gspL gene encoding type II secretion system protein GspL — translation MARTLILWLPSAAALGGDEPARPAWLRIDDGVIVDSGQDDGWVDAWEKPQDDAGDDRLIALAPAGDVPIHWRAYPDAAPAQAAAAARIDALRDSLGDAAGLHIVAGEPAETGQAVPVAVTAHAAMTAWTGWLAAEGLTAAAILPAAAILPPPDADHLWTAELGGEAILRSADRAWRSDPEIDALVAQERTIVPLGADAAREALLLSLAAPPLDLLSGSWKPKRRWAVDPDLVRIGKRLLAALLIVSLLIPVAYAVRLAADTRRADAAVVAAAATLGIEAPDATAAEAEVDRRLASAGGGPLAFSVPASALFDAMRDTPGVTLKTLSHRTDGTLTTTLAGPRVDDLNKVLLALQARGYRVTAQPMAGTDGQQMANITVRAVP, via the coding sequence GTGGCGCGGACGCTGATCCTCTGGCTGCCGTCGGCGGCGGCGCTCGGTGGCGACGAACCCGCACGGCCCGCCTGGCTGCGCATCGACGATGGCGTGATCGTCGACAGCGGGCAGGACGACGGCTGGGTCGACGCCTGGGAGAAACCACAGGACGACGCGGGCGACGATCGACTCATTGCACTCGCCCCTGCAGGCGACGTGCCGATCCATTGGCGCGCCTATCCCGATGCGGCCCCCGCGCAGGCGGCGGCGGCGGCGCGGATCGACGCGCTGCGCGACAGTCTGGGCGACGCGGCCGGACTGCACATCGTGGCCGGTGAGCCGGCCGAGACCGGACAGGCGGTGCCGGTGGCCGTCACCGCCCACGCCGCGATGACGGCCTGGACTGGCTGGCTCGCGGCAGAGGGGCTGACCGCCGCGGCGATCCTTCCCGCCGCCGCCATCTTGCCGCCGCCCGACGCCGATCATTTGTGGACTGCCGAACTTGGCGGCGAAGCGATCCTGCGCTCGGCCGATCGGGCATGGCGCTCCGATCCGGAAATCGACGCGCTGGTCGCGCAGGAGCGGACGATCGTCCCGCTGGGCGCCGATGCGGCGCGGGAAGCGTTGCTGCTCTCGCTCGCCGCGCCGCCGCTTGATCTGTTGAGCGGAAGCTGGAAGCCGAAGCGCCGCTGGGCGGTCGATCCGGATCTGGTGCGGATCGGCAAGCGCCTGCTCGCGGCGTTGCTGATCGTCAGCCTGCTGATCCCGGTCGCTTATGCGGTGCGCCTTGCCGCCGACACCCGCCGCGCCGATGCCGCAGTTGTCGCGGCTGCGGCGACGCTGGGGATCGAAGCTCCTGATGCGACCGCGGCGGAAGCCGAAGTCGATCGCCGGCTGGCCAGCGCGGGCGGCGGCCCGCTTGCCTTTTCGGTCCCGGCGTCGGCGCTGTTCGATGCGATGCGCGACACGCCGGGGGTGACGCTCAAGACGCTGTCGCACCGCACCGACGGGACGCTGACGACGACGCTGGCGGGGCCGCGCGTCGATGATCTCAACAAGGTGCTGCTGGCGCTGCAGGCGCGCGGCTATCGCGTGACCGCGCAGCCGATGGCGGGCACCGACGGCCAACAGATGGCAAATATTACGGTTCGGGCGGTGCCATGA
- the gspM gene encoding type II secretion system protein GspM, protein MIDRMRNWWAGLSRREHWLVGVAAALALTVLVWALGRPAYAALVDLGSDHAAAIEREGRVAAKVHLLSQRPAKAVAAATDAVAIDQFLAQSAGEIGLTLDRNEARGTAQATIAIATAKAPVLNDWLAALETQGFVVDQLTVTPAADGTVGMTAELRKGGQ, encoded by the coding sequence ATGATCGACAGGATGCGCAATTGGTGGGCGGGTTTGTCGCGGCGCGAGCATTGGCTTGTCGGCGTTGCCGCGGCGCTGGCGCTGACGGTGCTCGTCTGGGCGCTCGGCCGTCCGGCCTATGCGGCGCTGGTCGATCTTGGCAGCGACCATGCCGCCGCGATCGAGCGCGAAGGGCGCGTCGCGGCCAAGGTGCATCTTTTGTCGCAGCGTCCGGCGAAAGCGGTTGCCGCCGCCACCGATGCGGTAGCGATCGACCAGTTTCTGGCGCAATCCGCGGGCGAGATCGGCCTGACGCTCGACCGTAACGAAGCGCGCGGAACGGCGCAGGCAACCATCGCCATCGCGACCGCGAAGGCGCCCGTCCTCAACGACTGGCTCGCCGCGCTCGAGACGCAGGGGTTCGTTGTCGATCAGCTCACGGTCACCCCGGCCGCCGACGGCACGGTGGGCATGACCGCCGAACTGCGCAAGGGCGGACAGTGA
- a CDS encoding type II secretion system protein N — translation MARSHRLWIAAAALLALLLIAATFPMRLALSLAGVADAGFSARTVRGSVWSGELVDARLGALPLGTVKASLSPLALLTGSTELAFARQDDRLGALSGRLYGTNPRGAADVNGVTTLAGGLGAIPVDTLRFEGATTRFDNDGKCVEASGRVQLSIAAPIAGLDLARGLSGPLSCANGRAQAALSSQSGMERLTLGFDGRGAWRAQFAITVDDDPSMAAALTMLGFRPASDGYVLATTGRF, via the coding sequence ATGGCCCGCTCGCACCGTCTCTGGATCGCCGCCGCGGCACTGCTCGCGCTGCTGCTGATCGCCGCGACCTTTCCGATGCGGCTGGCATTGTCGCTCGCTGGGGTCGCCGACGCGGGCTTCAGCGCGCGGACGGTGCGCGGCTCGGTCTGGTCGGGCGAACTTGTCGACGCGCGATTGGGCGCTCTCCCGCTCGGCACGGTCAAGGCCAGCCTGTCGCCGCTCGCCCTGCTGACGGGCAGCACGGAACTCGCCTTTGCGCGCCAGGACGATCGGCTGGGCGCCTTGTCGGGCCGACTCTACGGCACCAACCCGCGCGGCGCCGCCGACGTTAACGGCGTCACGACGCTCGCGGGCGGCCTCGGCGCGATCCCCGTCGACACCCTCCGCTTCGAAGGCGCCACCACACGCTTCGACAATGACGGGAAATGCGTAGAAGCAAGCGGACGGGTGCAGCTTTCGATCGCGGCGCCGATTGCCGGTCTGGATCTGGCGCGCGGGCTGTCGGGCCCGCTGAGCTGTGCGAACGGGCGTGCACAGGCGGCGCTGAGCAGCCAGTCGGGGATGGAGCGGCTGACGCTGGGGTTTGACGGTCGTGGCGCGTGGCGCGCGCAGTTCGCGATCACCGTCGACGACGATCCGTCGATGGCGGCGGCGTTGACGATGCTCGGCTTCCGTCCGGCGTCGGACGGCTACGTGCTGGCGACCACGGGCCGATTCTGA
- a CDS encoding prepilin peptidase, translating into MGVGLAALAGLLLGSFLATLVLRWPLGRSVLRGRSHCDACGTALTARDLIPLLSAIAARGRCRHCGAPIDALHWRVELLSAAIGAAALALMPGTAGWLWALFGWLLLPLALLDARHMWLPDPLNVVLALAGLLLAGPLLEVSLLDRWIGAVAGGLVLAAIAAAYRRVRASEGMGGGDPKLVAAIGCWIGWQALPLLLLLASLGGLVWAFGAQRKGDGPLSMRAVPFGVFACTAAWATVPLWPLISGR; encoded by the coding sequence ATGGGCGTCGGCTTGGCCGCTTTGGCGGGGTTGCTGCTCGGTAGCTTCCTGGCGACGCTGGTGCTGCGCTGGCCGCTGGGGCGGTCGGTGTTGCGCGGGCGTTCGCATTGCGATGCGTGCGGCACGGCGCTGACCGCGCGCGACCTTATACCCCTGCTGTCGGCCATCGCGGCGCGCGGTCGCTGCCGTCATTGCGGCGCACCGATTGACGCGCTGCATTGGCGGGTCGAATTGTTGTCGGCGGCGATCGGGGCAGCGGCGCTCGCGCTGATGCCCGGCACGGCGGGCTGGCTCTGGGCGCTGTTTGGCTGGCTGTTGCTGCCGCTCGCGCTGCTCGACGCGCGGCATATGTGGCTGCCCGATCCGCTCAACGTGGTGCTGGCGCTCGCCGGACTGCTGCTCGCCGGGCCGCTGCTCGAAGTAAGTCTGCTCGATCGCTGGATCGGCGCGGTGGCGGGTGGGCTGGTCCTTGCAGCCATCGCTGCCGCCTACCGGCGCGTGCGTGCGAGCGAGGGGATGGGGGGCGGCGATCCCAAGCTGGTCGCGGCGATCGGGTGCTGGATCGGGTGGCAGGCACTGCCGCTGCTGTTGCTGCTCGCCAGCCTGGGCGGGCTGGTCTGGGCGTTTGGCGCGCAACGAAAAGGGGACGGCCCGCTGTCGATGCGGGCCGTCCCCTTCGGTGTGTTCGCTTGCACCGCCGCTTGGGCGACGGTGCCGCTTTGGCCGTTGATCAGCGGCCGATAA
- the pal gene encoding peptidoglycan-associated lipoprotein Pal yields MTIRKTTAMIAAITMLTVGACSKKAPETLPPAPEGTDTGTGTGTDPNAVVPGSQQDFIANVASDRIFFGFDQYNVDAEDMATLQSQAQWLQRNPAVRVTIEGHADERGTRDYNIALGERRANAAKNYLASLGIDPSRMNVISYGKERPAELGSNEEAWAKNRRAVTVVIGR; encoded by the coding sequence ATGACGATACGCAAAACCACCGCGATGATCGCGGCGATCACCATGCTGACTGTGGGTGCCTGTTCGAAGAAGGCCCCCGAAACGCTGCCGCCAGCCCCCGAAGGAACCGACACCGGGACCGGTACGGGAACCGACCCCAATGCGGTCGTTCCGGGGTCGCAGCAGGACTTCATCGCCAACGTCGCCTCGGACCGCATCTTCTTCGGCTTCGATCAATATAATGTCGATGCAGAGGATATGGCGACGCTGCAAAGCCAGGCGCAATGGCTGCAGCGCAATCCCGCGGTGCGCGTGACGATCGAAGGTCATGCCGACGAACGCGGTACCCGCGACTATAATATCGCGCTCGGCGAACGCCGCGCCAACGCTGCGAAGAATTATCTCGCCTCGCTCGGCATCGACCCGAGCCGTATGAATGTCATCAGCTATGGCAAGGAAAGGCCGGCCGAACTCGGATCGAACGAGGAAGCCTGGGCGAAGAACCGCCGCGCGGTGACGGTCGTTATCGGCCGCTGA
- the tolB gene encoding Tol-Pal system beta propeller repeat protein TolB, whose product MPLRSIALPLALMLSVAPALAQVASPTPALAVPTEPRETIEGTLSQDRTVIAVPAFATPAVTTVAGLRTDNLGRQIADVIAADLERSGLYAPLGPGSVRAISMAEVRAPRFADWQARNAENVVHGFVQTNSTGGFVVGCYLYDTQLGSELVRQGFEIQPGDWRRAAHKCADAIYSRLSGESPFFDSRVAYIAESGPKGNRIKRLAIMDSDGGNHRFITNGQALALSPRFSPDYKKIVYVSYLNDRVRVFIYDVNGGTQKLVTESRNATFAPRWSPDGRQILFSMAVGGNTDIYRISTEGGTPVRLTNAPGIDVGGSFSPDGKKIVFESDRSGSQQIYTMNVDGSDQRRISFGGGRYATPEWSPRGDLIAFTKMGGGEFRIGVMTPSGSGERLLTNSWQDEAPTWSPNGRVIQFFRTTSGREGKSTIWQVDLTGVNLRRLPTPQDGSDPSWGPILP is encoded by the coding sequence ATGCCGCTTCGCTCCATCGCCCTCCCGCTCGCGCTCATGCTGTCCGTCGCCCCGGCGTTGGCGCAGGTCGCATCGCCCACACCCGCCCTCGCGGTCCCCACCGAACCGCGCGAAACGATCGAAGGCACGCTGTCCCAGGACCGCACGGTCATCGCGGTTCCCGCTTTCGCCACGCCTGCCGTCACCACCGTCGCCGGGCTGCGCACCGACAATCTGGGGCGGCAGATCGCCGATGTGATCGCCGCCGACCTTGAACGCAGCGGGCTTTACGCGCCGCTCGGCCCCGGCAGCGTTCGCGCGATCAGCATGGCGGAAGTGCGCGCGCCGCGCTTCGCCGACTGGCAGGCGCGCAACGCCGAAAATGTCGTCCATGGCTTCGTCCAGACGAACAGCACCGGCGGCTTCGTCGTCGGCTGCTATCTCTATGACACCCAGCTCGGCAGCGAGCTGGTGCGGCAGGGTTTCGAAATCCAGCCGGGCGACTGGCGCCGTGCCGCGCACAAATGCGCCGACGCCATCTATTCGCGTCTGTCGGGGGAATCGCCCTTCTTCGACAGCCGCGTCGCCTATATCGCCGAGAGCGGGCCGAAGGGGAACCGGATCAAGCGCCTTGCGATCATGGATTCGGACGGCGGCAACCACCGCTTCATCACCAATGGTCAGGCGCTGGCGCTGTCTCCCCGTTTCTCGCCCGATTACAAGAAGATCGTCTATGTCAGCTATCTGAACGACCGCGTCCGCGTCTTCATCTATGACGTCAATGGGGGCACGCAGAAGCTGGTGACCGAAAGCCGCAACGCGACCTTCGCGCCGCGCTGGTCGCCCGATGGCCGGCAGATCCTCTTTTCGATGGCGGTCGGCGGCAACACCGACATCTATCGCATCTCGACCGAAGGCGGCACGCCGGTGCGGTTGACCAATGCCCCCGGCATCGACGTCGGCGGCAGCTTTTCGCCCGACGGCAAGAAGATCGTCTTCGAAAGCGACCGGTCGGGCAGCCAGCAAATCTATACGATGAATGTTGACGGGTCCGATCAGCGCCGGATCAGCTTCGGCGGCGGTCGCTATGCGACGCCCGAATGGTCGCCGCGCGGCGACCTGATCGCCTTCACCAAAATGGGCGGCGGCGAGTTCCGCATCGGCGTGATGACCCCCAGCGGCAGCGGCGAGCGGCTGCTGACCAACAGCTGGCAGGACGAAGCGCCGACCTGGTCGCCCAACGGCCGCGTGATCCAGTTCTTCCGCACCACATCGGGCCGCGAGGGCAAATCGACGATCTGGCAGGTCGACCTGACCGGCGTGAACCTGCGCCGGTTGCCGACGCCGCAGGACGGGTCCGACCCGAGCTGGGGCCCGATCCTGCCCTGA
- the tolR gene encoding protein TolR, which produces MAMTGPSGGVGGRRRGRGGRRAPMSEINVTPLVDVMLVLLIIFMITAPLLASAVPIDLPESRAKPIETEEQEPVQLSINADDTLYIGEQVVPEAELPARLDAIARETKDGDKPRQIMLRADKGLDYGRVMRVMGELNRAGLSRIALVTTGADTDTAAAAESAVTDGSETQP; this is translated from the coding sequence ATGGCGATGACCGGACCTTCGGGCGGCGTCGGCGGCCGGCGTCGCGGGCGCGGCGGGCGCCGGGCGCCGATGTCGGAGATCAACGTCACCCCGCTCGTCGATGTCATGCTGGTGCTGCTGATCATCTTCATGATCACCGCGCCGCTGCTTGCCTCGGCGGTGCCGATCGACCTGCCCGAAAGCCGGGCCAAGCCGATCGAAACCGAGGAGCAGGAGCCGGTGCAACTGTCGATCAATGCCGACGACACGCTGTATATCGGCGAACAGGTCGTCCCCGAGGCCGAACTGCCGGCCCGCCTCGATGCCATCGCGCGCGAAACGAAGGACGGCGACAAGCCGCGCCAGATCATGCTGCGCGCCGACAAGGGGCTCGACTATGGCCGGGTGATGCGCGTGATGGGCGAACTCAACCGCGCCGGCCTGTCGCGTATCGCGCTGGTGACGACAGGCGCCGACACCGATACCGCCGCTGCCGCCGAAAGCGCGGTCACGGACGGTTCAGAAACGCAGCCATAG
- the tolQ gene encoding protein TolQ: protein MLDNIKLAADAATLSPIALFLQADIIVKAVMIGLLAASIYVWAVIFTHGRGVGKMMKASDSFERDFWRADNIDKFYDKNGNEELPSAKVLAAGIGEWRRSTRSKVIDREGTRERLGIAMNSAVAGEVDRLAEKIGTLATIGSVAPFVGLFGTVWGIMRSFTAIAASNNSSLAVVAPGIAEALFATAIGLFAAIPAVIAYNAFSQRLNRLESRLGRFADGLHATFSRELEVEA, encoded by the coding sequence TTGCTAGACAATATCAAGCTGGCCGCCGACGCGGCGACCTTGTCCCCCATCGCGCTGTTCCTGCAGGCCGATATCATCGTGAAGGCGGTAATGATCGGGTTGCTCGCCGCGTCCATCTATGTGTGGGCGGTGATCTTCACCCACGGCCGCGGCGTCGGCAAAATGATGAAGGCGTCGGACAGCTTCGAGCGCGATTTCTGGCGCGCCGACAATATCGACAAATTCTACGACAAGAATGGCAATGAAGAATTGCCGAGCGCGAAGGTGCTGGCTGCGGGGATCGGCGAGTGGCGCCGTTCGACGCGGAGCAAGGTCATCGACCGTGAAGGAACGCGCGAACGGCTGGGCATTGCGATGAACAGCGCCGTCGCCGGCGAGGTCGATCGGCTCGCCGAAAAGATCGGCACGCTGGCCACCATCGGTTCGGTTGCGCCCTTCGTCGGCCTGTTCGGGACGGTGTGGGGGATCATGCGCAGCTTCACCGCGATTGCCGCGTCGAACAACAGCAGCCTCGCCGTCGTTGCGCCGGGGATCGCCGAGGCGCTGTTCGCAACCGCGATCGGGCTGTTCGCGGCCATTCCCGCGGTGATTGCCTATAACGCCTTTTCGCAGCGGCTGAACCGGCTCGAATCGCGGCTCGGCCGCTTTGCCGATGGCCTGCACGCGACCTTCAGCCGCGAACTGGAGGTCGAAGCCTGA
- a CDS encoding YbgC/FadM family acyl-CoA thioesterase yields MVDVPPPFIPGAFVGAAHHYRLRVYFEDTDLSGIVYHANYLRYMERARSDMLRIAGIDQRAAMEAGEGAWAVTDLAIKYVRPAKLDDDLLVISTVEAVRGASVIIAQRILRGQDELTNGRVTAAFLSPEGRPRRQPAGWASRFTAIMNGETIPC; encoded by the coding sequence ATGGTTGACGTTCCGCCTCCTTTCATCCCCGGCGCCTTTGTCGGGGCCGCGCATCATTACCGGCTGCGCGTCTATTTCGAGGACACCGACCTCAGCGGCATCGTCTATCACGCCAATTATCTGCGCTATATGGAGCGTGCCCGGTCGGACATGCTGCGCATCGCCGGGATCGACCAGCGCGCGGCGATGGAAGCGGGCGAAGGCGCCTGGGCCGTAACCGACCTTGCGATCAAATATGTACGCCCGGCCAAGCTCGACGACGATTTGCTGGTTATCAGCACCGTCGAGGCGGTGCGCGGCGCGAGCGTGATTATCGCGCAACGCATCCTTCGCGGTCAGGACGAGTTAACCAACGGGCGTGTTACCGCAGCCTTTCTGTCGCCCGAGGGCCGGCCGCGCCGCCAGCCCGCCGGGTGGGCCAGCCGCTTTACCGCGATCATGAATGGAGAGACCATCCCTTGCTAG
- the ruvB gene encoding Holliday junction branch migration DNA helicase RuvB → MTEPALTTPIRTPEDADAALRPKSLAEFVGQAAARENLRIFIEAAKARADALDHVLFFGPPGLGKTTLAQIVAKELGVGFRSTSGPVIAKAGDLAALLTNLEDGDVLFIDEIHRLSPAVEEILYPAMEDRALDIMIGEGPSARSVRIDLPKFTLVGATTRQGLLTTPLRDRFGIPVRLNFYTHAELEQVIGRAARLLGLGIAPDGALEIAKRSRGTPRIAGRLLRRVRDFATVAGAQIVDARVADAALNRLEVDALGLDAMDRRYLTMIADIYRGGPVGAETLAAGLSEPRDTIEDVIEPYLLQIGLIARTARGRCLNASAWKHLGLNPPAGVQDGLFDSGGGAAK, encoded by the coding sequence ATGACTGAGCCCGCCCTGACGACGCCGATCCGCACCCCCGAGGATGCCGACGCCGCGCTGCGGCCGAAGTCGCTCGCCGAGTTCGTGGGTCAGGCGGCGGCGCGCGAGAATCTGCGCATCTTCATCGAGGCGGCAAAGGCGCGCGCCGATGCGCTCGACCATGTGCTCTTCTTCGGCCCGCCGGGGCTGGGCAAGACGACGCTGGCACAGATCGTTGCGAAGGAGCTGGGCGTCGGTTTCCGGTCGACCAGCGGCCCGGTCATCGCCAAGGCGGGCGACCTTGCCGCGCTGCTCACGAATCTGGAGGATGGCGACGTCCTCTTCATCGACGAAATCCATCGCCTGTCGCCTGCGGTCGAGGAAATCCTCTATCCCGCGATGGAGGACCGCGCGCTCGACATCATGATCGGTGAAGGGCCGTCGGCGCGCAGCGTGCGGATCGACCTGCCCAAATTCACCCTCGTCGGCGCGACCACCCGGCAGGGGCTGCTGACGACGCCGCTGCGCGATCGCTTCGGCATCCCGGTGCGGCTCAATTTCTACACGCATGCCGAACTCGAACAGGTGATCGGCCGCGCCGCCCGCCTGCTCGGCCTCGGCATCGCGCCCGACGGCGCGCTCGAAATCGCGAAGCGTTCGCGCGGCACACCGCGCATCGCCGGGCGCCTGCTCCGCCGCGTGCGCGATTTTGCGACAGTGGCGGGGGCGCAGATCGTCGACGCGCGGGTGGCCGACGCGGCGCTCAACCGGCTGGAGGTCGATGCGCTGGGCCTCGACGCCATGGACCGCCGCTACCTTACCATGATCGCCGACATCTATCGCGGGGGGCCCGTGGGGGCCGAAACGCTGGCGGCGGGCCTCAGCGAGCCGCGCGACACGATCGAGGATGTGATCGAACCCTACCTCCTCCAGATCGGCCTGATCGCCCGCACCGCGCGCGGCCGCTGCCTCAACGCCAGCGCGTGGAAGCATCTGGGCCTCAATCCGCCCGCTGGCGTGCAGGACGGACTATTCGATTCTGGCGGCGGCGCGGCAAAATAG
- a CDS encoding GFA family protein: protein MTALTRHASCRCGQIRIACTGEPIRVSVCHCRECKARSGSAFAAQVRFPVEQVRIEGEASAKMWQYTGDSGNTADFFFCGTCGSGVWYRARPYHDAYAIPLGNFAPGHGFVPDYSVYEERKEPWVSITGEAIEHYD, encoded by the coding sequence ATGACCGCCCTCACCCGCCACGCCTCGTGCCGCTGCGGCCAGATCCGCATCGCCTGCACCGGTGAGCCGATCCGCGTGTCGGTGTGCCACTGCCGCGAGTGCAAGGCGCGCAGCGGCAGCGCCTTTGCCGCGCAGGTCCGCTTTCCCGTCGAGCAGGTCCGCATCGAGGGCGAAGCGAGCGCGAAGATGTGGCAATATACCGGCGACAGCGGCAACACCGCCGACTTCTTCTTTTGCGGCACCTGCGGTTCGGGCGTCTGGTATCGCGCGCGCCCCTATCACGATGCCTACGCGATCCCGCTCGGCAATTTCGCGCCCGGCCACGGCTTCGTCCCCGACTATTCGGTGTATGAGGAACGCAAGGAGCCTTGGGTTTCGATCACCGGCGAGGCAATAGAGCATTATGACTGA
- the ruvA gene encoding Holliday junction branch migration protein RuvA, with translation MIAKLTGRLDSSGAGHAVIDVGGVGYLVEASARTLDALGPVGGDVTIHTEMLVGEDFLRLLGFARAEERDWFRLLTSVQGVGAKVALAILSALEVADLQRALASGDSAMIARANGVGPKLAQRIAHELKDKAGALGGIAGTGPAAVPAAGPLGDAVTALTGLGFKPGEASAAVGAASEELGAGATLDALVRVALKKAAK, from the coding sequence ATGATCGCAAAACTCACTGGAAGGCTCGACAGCAGCGGCGCAGGCCATGCGGTGATCGATGTCGGCGGCGTCGGTTATCTGGTCGAGGCATCGGCGCGCACGCTCGACGCGCTCGGCCCGGTCGGCGGCGATGTCACCATCCACACCGAAATGCTGGTGGGCGAGGATTTCCTCCGCCTGCTCGGCTTCGCCCGCGCCGAGGAACGCGACTGGTTCCGGCTGCTCACCAGCGTTCAGGGCGTCGGCGCAAAGGTCGCGCTCGCGATCCTCTCCGCGCTCGAAGTCGCCGACCTGCAACGCGCGCTCGCCAGCGGCGACAGCGCGATGATCGCGCGCGCGAACGGGGTCGGACCGAAGCTCGCACAACGCATCGCGCACGAACTGAAGGACAAGGCAGGCGCACTGGGCGGGATCGCCGGCACCGGTCCCGCGGCCGTCCCGGCCGCCGGCCCGCTCGGCGATGCCGTGACCGCCCTCACCGGCCTCGGCTTCAAACCTGGCGAAGCGAGCGCCGCCGTCGGCGCGGCGAGCGAGGAACTGGGCGCGGGCGCCACTCTGGATGCGCTGGTTCGCGTCGCGCTCAAAAAGGCGGCGAAATGA
- the ruvC gene encoding crossover junction endodeoxyribonuclease RuvC, which yields MIILGLDPSLSCTGWGIIRVEGSRISHIANGQIKTDAKAPLPDRLAYLDTALAAVIADHAPAQAAVEEVFVNDNPQSTLKLAHARGVVLLGCARGGLTVAEYAPRLVKKAIVGTGGAAKEQVQAMLRILLPGAKVAGADAADALAVAICHANHRPRF from the coding sequence ATGATCATCCTCGGCCTCGACCCCTCGCTCAGCTGCACCGGCTGGGGCATCATCCGCGTCGAGGGCAGCCGGATCAGCCACATCGCCAACGGTCAGATCAAGACCGACGCAAAGGCGCCCCTGCCCGACCGGCTGGCGTATCTCGATACTGCACTCGCGGCCGTGATCGCCGACCATGCCCCGGCGCAGGCAGCGGTCGAGGAAGTGTTCGTCAACGACAATCCGCAATCGACGCTGAAGCTCGCGCACGCGCGCGGCGTCGTCCTGCTCGGCTGCGCGCGCGGCGGGCTGACCGTCGCCGAATATGCGCCGCGCCTCGTCAAGAAGGCCATCGTCGGAACCGGCGGCGCGGCGAAGGAGCAGGTGCAGGCGATGCTGCGTATCCTGCTGCCGGGCGCGAAGGTCGCGGGCGCCGACGCGGCCGACGCGCTGGCGGTCGCGATCTGCCATGCGAACCACCGGCCGCGCTTCTGA